The following proteins are co-located in the Brachybacterium sacelli genome:
- a CDS encoding YhgE/Pip domain-containing protein: MGILRALLTAVSSALHAIPAGLGILARPLGRGFAAIGRGLAAVGSGAVALLPGEWKKPIAALFVVGLALVPLIYSGNMTWSFLDPSNNLDRVTAAVVNEDEGATATTPGGTGSEDGTHLDVGAEFTDTLLDLDEENVYDFVEVSPAEAQRGLEDGTYGATVEIPSDFSANVASLGGEAEQAAPGLLTVTTNDSVNYVGGNFTKSVGTALTDSLRANVLEEYLDNIYIGFTSIHDGIADAADGSSELADGSSDLADGTADLVSGSSELADGTGELADGAEQLTGGAETLHDGSLDLVVGLDQLTTGAVQLQDGSATLNAGAQQLSSGLVTLDEKGRPLQTGADDLAAGTGEIATGATDLAGGASQVAGGTQQLDDTVGAAQQRLDELGVTEDSVQRTSDDLVTALDTLEDAATAASEGLEQPATDAGALSTSAGTLDQTATEVDETAQTLASDTADRSEDARTLQDGAAGIDQEVTSLEDTVQGTSTATGTAADSAATSADSTRDYTGSVDDLAARCEESGAEASFCEELTGVADTSQQTREEADQAATDSTTAEESATEASEQSATVADTAEDMTGSADRVTTYLDDLSTTTSTLADGTTRMADATGPLAEDAESLETDLTTLREDTAAAAPDASQDASAGDLAADLADQASTAAAAVPEAYATLEQGAEDIHRLNTGAQDVSTGAEKLAAATGTASSGADDLASGVGQYTDGVGTASTGAERLADGSSDLASGADQLADGTTEARTGASQLADGAGRLADGSSELADGAHQVDDGAEQLADGAVDLDDGAGQLADGSAELRDGLEDAEDEVPSYTDAESEELAGTASDPVQMSFERDHELSRFGEGLAPLFLAISLWVGGMAIFLMMPPFSAQAASRGVGALRLLAGGVVPAFLLGLVQSVIAVAALHWGVGITMDDLPLMLGLAGVTSLVFVALNHGFGALFGPIGKFVALVLVALQISGAGGTYPTATLPPFFQAIHPFLPMTHAVDAFRGAIGGGWIDPRGDLLWLGGWLAVGIALGLLGAIVQRRRALREAAAPPQDEGLEAATA; the protein is encoded by the coding sequence ATGGGAATCCTTCGTGCTCTCCTGACCGCCGTCTCCTCCGCGCTCCACGCCATCCCGGCCGGGCTCGGCATCCTCGCACGCCCTCTGGGCAGGGGGTTCGCAGCGATCGGCCGAGGCCTCGCCGCCGTCGGCTCCGGTGCCGTCGCCCTGCTGCCGGGCGAGTGGAAGAAGCCGATCGCCGCCCTGTTCGTCGTCGGTCTCGCCCTGGTACCCCTGATCTATTCCGGCAACATGACGTGGTCGTTCCTCGACCCCAGCAACAACCTCGATCGGGTCACGGCCGCTGTCGTCAACGAGGACGAGGGCGCCACCGCGACGACTCCCGGCGGGACCGGGAGCGAGGACGGGACCCACCTCGACGTCGGCGCAGAATTCACCGACACGCTGCTGGACCTGGACGAGGAGAACGTCTACGACTTCGTCGAGGTCTCTCCCGCCGAGGCGCAGCGCGGCCTGGAGGACGGCACCTACGGCGCGACGGTGGAGATCCCTTCGGACTTCTCCGCGAACGTGGCCTCCCTCGGCGGCGAGGCCGAGCAGGCCGCCCCGGGACTGCTGACCGTCACCACCAACGACTCGGTCAACTACGTCGGTGGCAACTTCACGAAGTCGGTCGGCACGGCGCTGACCGACTCCCTGCGCGCGAACGTGCTCGAGGAGTACCTCGACAACATCTACATCGGCTTCACCAGCATCCATGACGGGATCGCCGACGCGGCCGACGGCTCCTCCGAGCTGGCCGACGGCTCCTCGGACCTCGCCGACGGCACCGCCGACCTGGTCAGCGGCAGCAGCGAGCTCGCCGACGGGACCGGTGAGCTCGCCGACGGTGCCGAGCAGCTCACCGGGGGTGCCGAGACCCTCCACGACGGCAGCCTCGACCTGGTGGTGGGGCTGGACCAGCTCACCACGGGTGCGGTGCAGCTGCAGGACGGCTCCGCCACGCTCAACGCCGGGGCGCAGCAGCTCAGCTCCGGGCTGGTCACACTCGACGAGAAGGGCCGCCCCCTGCAGACCGGGGCCGATGACCTGGCCGCCGGCACCGGTGAGATCGCCACCGGAGCCACCGACCTCGCGGGCGGTGCGAGCCAGGTCGCCGGCGGCACCCAGCAGCTCGACGACACCGTCGGCGCCGCCCAGCAGCGCCTCGACGAGCTCGGGGTGACCGAGGACAGCGTGCAGCGCACCAGCGACGACCTGGTCACGGCGCTCGACACCCTCGAGGACGCCGCGACCGCGGCCTCCGAGGGACTCGAGCAGCCCGCCACCGACGCGGGCGCCCTCTCCACGTCGGCCGGCACCCTCGACCAGACCGCGACCGAGGTGGACGAGACCGCGCAGACCCTCGCCTCGGACACCGCCGACCGCAGCGAGGATGCCCGCACCCTGCAGGACGGCGCCGCCGGCATCGACCAGGAGGTCACCTCCCTCGAGGACACGGTCCAGGGGACGAGCACCGCCACCGGGACCGCCGCCGACAGCGCCGCGACCTCGGCGGACAGCACCCGGGACTACACCGGGTCGGTCGACGACCTGGCCGCCCGCTGCGAGGAGTCGGGGGCCGAGGCCTCCTTCTGCGAGGAGCTCACGGGGGTCGCGGACACCTCGCAGCAGACTCGCGAGGAGGCCGATCAGGCCGCGACCGACTCGACCACCGCAGAGGAGTCCGCCACCGAGGCCTCCGAGCAGTCGGCCACCGTCGCCGACACCGCCGAAGACATGACCGGGTCCGCCGACCGCGTCACCACCTACCTCGACGACCTCTCCACCACCACCTCCACGCTCGCCGACGGCACCACCCGGATGGCCGACGCCACCGGCCCGCTCGCCGAGGACGCCGAGAGCCTCGAGACCGACCTGACGACGCTGCGCGAGGACACCGCCGCAGCCGCCCCGGATGCTTCGCAGGACGCCTCCGCAGGGGACCTGGCCGCCGACCTCGCCGACCAGGCGAGCACCGCGGCCGCCGCCGTGCCCGAGGCCTACGCGACCCTGGAGCAGGGCGCCGAGGACATCCACCGCCTGAACACCGGTGCCCAGGACGTCTCCACCGGTGCGGAGAAGCTCGCCGCCGCCACCGGGACCGCGAGCAGCGGTGCCGACGACCTGGCCTCCGGCGTCGGGCAGTACACCGACGGCGTGGGCACCGCCAGCACCGGCGCCGAGCGACTCGCCGACGGCTCCTCCGACCTCGCCTCCGGTGCGGATCAGCTGGCCGACGGCACCACCGAGGCCCGCACCGGTGCCAGCCAGCTCGCCGACGGCGCGGGTCGGCTCGCCGACGGCAGCAGCGAGCTCGCCGATGGGGCGCACCAGGTCGACGACGGGGCCGAGCAGCTGGCCGACGGCGCGGTCGACCTCGACGACGGCGCCGGGCAGCTGGCCGACGGCTCAGCCGAACTGCGCGACGGGCTCGAGGACGCCGAGGACGAGGTGCCCTCCTACACCGACGCCGAGAGCGAGGAGCTCGCCGGGACCGCCTCGGATCCGGTGCAGATGAGCTTCGAGCGCGACCACGAGCTGAGCCGCTTCGGCGAGGGCCTGGCCCCGCTGTTCCTCGCGATCAGCCTGTGGGTCGGCGGCATGGCGATCTTCCTGATGATGCCGCCGTTCTCCGCGCAGGCCGCCTCCCGCGGGGTGGGGGCGCTGCGGCTGCTGGCCGGCGGCGTCGTCCCGGCGTTCCTGCTGGGCCTGGTGCAGTCCGTGATCGCGGTCGCCGCCCTGCACTGGGGCGTCGGCATCACGATGGACGACCTGCCGCTGATGCTGGGGCTGGCCGGGGTGACGTCCCTGGTGTTCGTGGCGCTGAACCACGGGTTCGGGGCCCTGTTCGGCCCGATCGGGAAGTTCGTGGCCCTGGTGCTCGTGGCGCTGCAGATCTCGGGCGCCGGAGGCACCTATCCGACCGCGACGCTGCCACCGTTCTTCCAGGCCATCCACCCGTTCCTGCCGATGACGCACGCCGTGGACGCCTTCCGGGGTGCGATCGGCGGGGGCTGGATCGATCCTCGCGGCGATCTGCTGTGGCTCGGCGGCTGGCTCGCCGTCGGAATCGCGCTGGGACTGCTCGGGGCGATCGTGCAGCGGCGGCGCGCGCTGCGCGAGGCAGCAGCGCCCCCGCAGGACGAGGGTCTCGAGGCGGCCACGGCCTGA
- the gluQRS gene encoding tRNA glutamyl-Q(34) synthetase GluQRS — translation MSAPTVPPQHPRGAGRYAPSPSGDLHLGNLRTAILAWALARRSDRAFHLRLEDLDRVQEGSAQRQLEDLVAIGLDWDGDVVRQSARGASHAEAIDHLVDRGLVYECYCTRREILEAPSAPHAPPGAYPGTCRDLTEPERAAGRQRMHELRREPALRLRAGTTTWRVHDLWAGEVTGTVDDLVLRRGDGVVAYNLAVVVDDAAAGVDQVTRADDLLSSAPRQAHLAHLLGLPEPGYAHVPLAVNAAGARLAKRDGAVTLRDRLERGESAADVVGHIGDSLGLPGCRRAADVLERWEPGSLSSQPWLVRLAD, via the coding sequence ATGAGCGCCCCGACCGTCCCCCCGCAGCACCCGCGGGGCGCCGGACGGTACGCCCCCTCCCCCAGCGGCGACCTGCACCTGGGGAACCTGCGCACGGCGATCCTGGCCTGGGCCCTCGCCCGGCGCAGCGACCGCGCCTTCCACCTGCGCCTCGAGGACCTGGACCGGGTCCAGGAGGGCTCCGCCCAGCGGCAGCTGGAGGATCTCGTCGCGATCGGCCTGGACTGGGACGGCGACGTGGTGCGGCAGTCCGCCCGCGGCGCCTCCCATGCCGAGGCCATCGACCATCTGGTCGACCGCGGCCTCGTCTACGAGTGCTACTGCACCAGGCGGGAGATCCTCGAGGCGCCCAGCGCCCCGCACGCCCCGCCGGGCGCCTATCCCGGCACCTGCCGTGATCTCACGGAACCCGAGCGCGCGGCCGGCCGGCAGCGGATGCACGAGCTGCGACGCGAGCCCGCCCTGCGCCTGCGGGCCGGCACGACCACCTGGAGGGTGCACGACCTGTGGGCCGGCGAGGTCACCGGCACCGTCGACGACCTGGTGCTGCGCCGGGGCGACGGCGTCGTCGCCTACAACCTCGCGGTGGTCGTCGACGACGCGGCGGCGGGCGTGGATCAGGTGACCCGGGCCGACGACCTGCTCAGCTCCGCCCCGCGCCAGGCCCATCTCGCCCACCTGCTGGGGCTGCCCGAGCCGGGCTACGCCCACGTGCCGCTCGCGGTGAACGCCGCCGGGGCGCGCCTGGCCAAGCGGGACGGCGCGGTGACCCTGCGCGACCGGCTCGAGCGCGGTGAGAGCGCCGCGGACGTCGTCGGCCACATCGGTGACTCGCTGGGGCTGCCCGGGTGCAGGAGAGCGGCCGACGTGCTGGAGCGCTGGGAGCCCGGGTCCCTGTCGTCGCAGCCCTGGCTCGTGCGACTGGCCGACTGA
- a CDS encoding GNAT family N-acetyltransferase translates to MHGAAIPSSDGDRRAVPLRTPRLRLAPVSAPDLEELFALHADPRAFAEDLTEPLTERAQMRWVLRQWLESWRRHGTGYLTVRARDEATAGLPPGLLGVVGLTPLELEGRPALSAYWRLAPEVRGHGIATEAMRAVLADPRLGASDREVVAVTAVGNGASRALATRLGFTPAPPQREVPGGRSGDVMLIRQR, encoded by the coding sequence GTGCACGGCGCGGCGATCCCGTCCTCGGACGGTGATCGCCGCGCCGTTCCTCTTCGGACGCCCCGGCTGCGCCTGGCCCCGGTCTCCGCGCCGGACCTCGAGGAACTGTTCGCCCTGCACGCGGACCCCCGCGCCTTCGCCGAGGACCTCACCGAGCCGCTCACCGAGCGGGCGCAGATGCGCTGGGTGCTTCGGCAGTGGCTCGAGAGCTGGCGACGCCACGGGACCGGCTATCTCACGGTGCGGGCGCGGGACGAGGCGACGGCCGGGCTCCCGCCCGGCCTGCTGGGCGTCGTCGGCCTCACCCCGCTCGAGCTCGAGGGGAGGCCCGCCCTCAGCGCCTACTGGCGCCTGGCCCCTGAGGTCAGGGGCCACGGCATCGCCACGGAGGCGATGCGGGCCGTGCTCGCGGATCCGCGGCTGGGTGCGAGCGACCGCGAGGTGGTGGCGGTGACCGCCGTCGGCAACGGTGCCTCCCGCGCACTGGCCACCCGACTGGGCTTCACCCCGGCCCCGCCGCAGCGCGAGGTGCCTGGAGGGCGCAGCGGCGACGTGATGCTCATCCGTCAGCGGTGA
- a CDS encoding peptidylprolyl isomerase, protein MFATLHTNHGDIRLELFPDHAPKTVDNFVGLAEGTREFTDAESGEKATRPFYDGVVFHRVISGFMIQGGDPLGTGTGGPGYSFDDEISEKNFTEPYVLAMANAGKRMNAITGQPAGTNGSQFFITLGPTPHLQGKHTVFGAVTDEDSKKVVDEIGATKTDMRDRPLEDIVIEKVTIEK, encoded by the coding sequence ATGTTCGCAACTCTTCACACCAACCACGGGGACATCCGTCTCGAGCTGTTCCCGGACCACGCCCCCAAGACCGTCGACAACTTCGTGGGCCTCGCCGAGGGCACCCGCGAGTTCACCGACGCCGAGAGCGGCGAGAAGGCCACCCGTCCGTTCTACGACGGCGTGGTCTTCCACCGCGTGATCTCCGGCTTCATGATCCAGGGCGGCGACCCCCTGGGCACCGGCACCGGCGGCCCCGGCTACAGCTTCGACGACGAGATCTCCGAGAAGAACTTCACCGAGCCCTACGTGCTGGCCATGGCCAATGCCGGCAAGCGCATGAACGCGATCACGGGCCAGCCCGCCGGCACCAACGGCTCGCAGTTCTTCATCACGCTCGGCCCCACCCCGCACCTGCAGGGCAAGCACACCGTCTTCGGCGCCGTCACCGACGAGGACTCCAAGAAGGTCGTCGACGAGATCGGCGCCACCAAGACCGACATGCGTGACCGGCCCCTCGAGGACATCGTGATCGAGAAGGTCACCATCGAGAAGTGA
- a CDS encoding MMPL family transporter produces the protein MPAPLPTTRHRRTDDLAATDPATANLPAGRPAADGTDPGTAPAGLVGRLGEGLAAALTGRRSAWVMLGVFMVLLVAVAGGMRGTGPAAGMDALPAGSESSRAAAIADSLEGSRYQPVFAVVTRDDGAELTAEDAAAVETLRAELAAVSGREGVGPMPAEDGEADLVMTTIDSEADEEAIDAMIADLRAAADGSVPEQLSVSVTGGPAVGSDIRGAFAGADFTLLAVTIAVVALLLLVTYRSPILWLVPLSIVALADGAAGALTSSLGERFSLAFDAGVISVLVFGAGTNYALLLISRYREELHVHREHRAALATAWKRTAPALLASNVTVVLALLTLLAAVMPATRGLGIAAAAGLLLALVAVLFPLTALLAVVGRHVFWPFVPRPGNAGARRDDAEHGPFAAVARIVTRRPAVAAVVSLVLMGVLATGLIGTRVGLSQDEQFASATESSTGFSAMAAHYGAGESAPHQVVVREDRAGTVEAALRIAEAVPGIDRASVSGTTDGGWAVLSAVGSAEPESPAALAEAEGLRTALHARSGTDALVGGTTASAMDVRADSTRDLLVVAPMILAVVLLVLVFLLRAVVAPLVLLTMNVASSVAAIGLGLWAGRLLFDIPALDVTVPLLAFLFLVALGVDYTIFLVHRARHEAAAHGTTEGMVRAVGSTGVVITSAGVVLAAVFAALGVLPLVVLGQLGLIVGLGVLLDTLVVRTVLVPALFALLGDRMWWPSRPTTAHLA, from the coding sequence GTGCCCGCACCCTTGCCCACCACCCGACATCGCCGCACCGACGATCTCGCCGCGACCGATCCGGCGACCGCCAATCTCCCTGCAGGTCGCCCAGCTGCCGACGGCACCGACCCCGGCACTGCGCCGGCCGGCCTCGTCGGCCGTCTCGGCGAGGGCCTCGCCGCCGCCCTCACCGGCCGCCGTTCCGCCTGGGTGATGCTCGGGGTGTTCATGGTGCTGCTGGTGGCCGTGGCGGGCGGGATGCGGGGCACCGGACCGGCCGCCGGCATGGACGCCCTGCCTGCCGGCTCCGAGTCCTCCCGCGCCGCGGCGATCGCCGATTCCCTCGAGGGCAGCCGGTACCAGCCCGTCTTCGCCGTGGTCACGCGGGACGACGGCGCAGAGCTCACCGCCGAGGATGCCGCCGCCGTCGAGACCCTGCGCGCTGAGCTCGCCGCGGTCTCCGGCCGCGAGGGCGTCGGCCCCATGCCCGCCGAGGACGGCGAGGCCGACCTCGTGATGACCACCATCGACTCCGAGGCCGACGAGGAGGCGATCGACGCGATGATCGCCGACCTGCGCGCCGCGGCCGACGGCTCCGTCCCCGAGCAGCTGAGCGTGTCGGTCACGGGCGGCCCGGCCGTCGGCTCCGACATCCGCGGCGCCTTCGCCGGCGCGGACTTCACGCTGCTGGCCGTGACGATCGCGGTGGTGGCCCTGCTGCTCCTGGTCACCTACCGCTCCCCGATCCTGTGGCTGGTGCCGCTGAGCATCGTCGCCCTCGCCGACGGAGCGGCCGGCGCCCTGACGTCCAGCCTCGGTGAGCGGTTCTCCCTCGCCTTCGACGCCGGCGTGATCAGCGTGCTCGTCTTCGGTGCGGGCACCAATTACGCCCTGCTGCTGATCTCCCGTTATCGCGAGGAGCTGCACGTGCATCGCGAGCACCGCGCCGCGCTGGCGACCGCCTGGAAGCGCACCGCCCCGGCACTCCTCGCATCCAATGTCACCGTGGTCCTCGCCCTGCTCACCCTGCTGGCCGCCGTCATGCCCGCCACTCGCGGGCTCGGCATCGCCGCAGCGGCCGGGCTGCTCCTCGCCCTGGTCGCGGTCCTGTTCCCGCTCACCGCGCTGCTCGCGGTCGTCGGCCGTCACGTGTTCTGGCCCTTCGTGCCCCGCCCCGGGAACGCCGGCGCCCGGCGGGACGACGCGGAGCACGGACCGTTCGCGGCCGTCGCCCGCATCGTCACCCGGCGTCCTGCCGTCGCGGCCGTGGTCTCGCTCGTGCTCATGGGGGTGCTGGCCACGGGTCTGATCGGCACCCGCGTCGGCCTCTCCCAGGACGAACAGTTCGCCTCCGCCACGGAGTCCTCGACCGGCTTCTCCGCGATGGCCGCGCATTACGGCGCCGGTGAGAGCGCCCCGCACCAGGTGGTGGTGCGCGAGGATCGTGCCGGCACCGTCGAGGCCGCGCTCCGAATCGCCGAGGCCGTGCCCGGCATCGACCGCGCCTCGGTCAGCGGCACCACGGACGGGGGCTGGGCCGTGCTCTCCGCCGTCGGCTCCGCGGAGCCGGAATCCCCGGCGGCCCTCGCCGAGGCCGAGGGCCTGCGCACCGCGCTGCATGCCCGCTCCGGTACGGATGCACTGGTGGGCGGTACGACGGCGAGCGCCATGGACGTACGCGCGGATTCCACGCGCGACCTGCTCGTGGTGGCCCCGATGATCCTCGCGGTGGTTCTGCTGGTGCTGGTCTTCCTGCTGCGGGCAGTGGTCGCGCCCCTGGTGCTGCTCACGATGAACGTGGCCAGCTCCGTCGCGGCGATCGGCCTGGGGCTGTGGGCCGGCCGGCTGCTGTTCGACATCCCCGCGCTCGATGTGACCGTGCCCCTGCTGGCCTTCCTGTTCCTGGTGGCACTCGGCGTGGACTACACGATCTTCCTGGTCCATCGCGCCCGGCACGAGGCGGCCGCGCACGGGACCACCGAGGGGATGGTGCGGGCCGTCGGCTCCACCGGAGTGGTCATCACCAGCGCGGGAGTGGTGCTCGCGGCCGTGTTCGCGGCCCTGGGGGTGCTGCCCCTGGTGGTGCTCGGCCAGCTCGGCCTGATCGTGGGCCTCGGCGTGCTGCTGGACACCCTCGTGGTGCGCACCGTCCTGGTGCCGGCACTGTTCGCCCTGCTCGGCGACCGGATGTGGTGGCCCTCGCGGCCCACCACGGCTCACCTCGCCTGA